A stretch of Nonomuraea africana DNA encodes these proteins:
- a CDS encoding DUF2795 domain-containing protein, translating into MESTHVEEWRQQEDQPAQGYTPGHEPGTPEGISAEGVDKRSELAKWLSDADYPADRGTLRAHAERASAPDFVLEAVDGLPDGTRFANIAEVAKELGLGIERKRW; encoded by the coding sequence GTGGAATCCACTCATGTCGAGGAGTGGCGGCAGCAGGAGGATCAGCCGGCACAGGGCTACACGCCTGGGCACGAGCCAGGCACGCCAGAGGGCATCTCCGCCGAGGGCGTGGACAAGCGCAGCGAGTTGGCCAAGTGGCTGAGCGACGCGGACTACCCCGCCGACAGGGGGACGCTGCGGGCGCACGCCGAGCGGGCCTCGGCGCCCGACTTCGTGCTGGAGGCCGTGGACGGCCTGCCGGACGGCACCAGGTTCGCCAACATCGCCGAGGTGGCGAAGGAACTCGGACTGGGCATCGAGCGAAAGAGGTGGTGA
- a CDS encoding LutC/YkgG family protein, which yields MSARKEILDKVRKAVEGAPEVEIPRDYRTTIPHDDLVAHFAERVDDYRAIVHVLPSAEVPALVAKVTEGRRMIVPEGVTLAVAQVVPEDELLTADGVLTGCAVAIAETGTIVLDAGPDQGRRALTLVPDYHLCVVRADQIVSGVPEAVARLDPSRPLTWISGPSATSDIELNRVEGVHGPRTLEVIVST from the coding sequence ATGAGCGCGCGTAAGGAGATCCTCGACAAGGTCAGGAAGGCGGTCGAGGGGGCTCCCGAGGTGGAGATCCCCCGCGACTACCGCACCACGATCCCGCACGACGACCTGGTCGCCCACTTCGCCGAACGCGTCGACGACTACCGGGCGATCGTCCATGTGCTTCCCTCGGCGGAGGTGCCCGCCCTGGTCGCCAAGGTGACCGAGGGCAGGCGCATGATCGTGCCCGAGGGAGTGACCCTCGCCGTCGCGCAGGTCGTGCCCGAGGACGAGCTGCTGACGGCCGACGGTGTGCTCACCGGCTGCGCCGTCGCCATCGCCGAGACCGGCACGATCGTCCTCGACGCGGGCCCCGACCAGGGCCGCAGGGCGCTGACGCTGGTGCCCGACTACCACCTGTGCGTGGTGCGCGCCGACCAGATCGTCTCGGGCGTTCCCGAGGCGGTGGCCAGGCTCGACCCGTCGCGGCCGCTGACCTGGATCAGCGGCCCGTCGGCGACCAGCGACATCGAACTCAACCGGGTGGAGGGCGTGCACGGCCCCCGCACCCTCGAGGTGATCGTCAGTACCTGA
- the cbiE gene encoding precorrin-6y C5,15-methyltransferase (decarboxylating) subunit CbiE, translating into MITVIGWDGAPLSTKASECLREAALVAGPERILRHLDLPEQSGGDLLATLDEHLEQGEGPAVVLAEGDPGFFGVVRELRGHGLKPTVIPASSLITRAFARAGLNWEDALVVAAEGPGQLNRVVNACRAHHKVAVLVTPGVGPAEIARELAPTTPRALIVCEDLGGPDERVTHSRMGEATTRPWKDPDVVLVVDPLHRAGESTWVAGARPGPDEWAVEGDLPPEVSAYVLAKLGPRLGDLVWDVGAGSGGIAVECARHGAAVVAVERDDESCARLRANVLRHGVKVALTRGQAPPALEPLPDPDAVFVGGGGADVIVACADRLPLRLVCTLKTVEQVPSVLERLKQHGYRAEGTQIQASRLVVQPDGTHSLTAADPVFVVHARRVIWA; encoded by the coding sequence ATGATCACGGTGATCGGGTGGGACGGGGCGCCGCTGTCGACCAAGGCGAGCGAGTGTCTGCGGGAGGCCGCGCTCGTCGCGGGACCGGAACGGATCCTCAGGCATCTCGACCTGCCCGAGCAGAGCGGCGGCGACCTCCTCGCCACCCTCGACGAGCACCTCGAACAGGGCGAGGGGCCGGCGGTCGTGCTCGCCGAGGGCGACCCGGGCTTCTTCGGCGTCGTGCGGGAGCTGCGCGGGCACGGGCTCAAGCCGACGGTGATCCCGGCCAGCTCCCTCATCACCCGCGCCTTCGCCCGGGCGGGCCTGAACTGGGAGGACGCCCTCGTCGTCGCGGCCGAAGGCCCTGGCCAGCTCAACAGGGTCGTCAACGCCTGCCGCGCCCACCACAAGGTCGCGGTCCTCGTCACCCCCGGCGTCGGCCCCGCCGAGATCGCCAGGGAGCTCGCGCCCACCACCCCTCGCGCGCTCATCGTCTGCGAAGACCTCGGCGGGCCGGACGAGCGCGTCACCCACAGCCGCATGGGCGAGGCCACCACCAGGCCGTGGAAGGACCCCGACGTGGTGCTGGTCGTCGACCCGCTCCACCGGGCGGGCGAGAGCACCTGGGTGGCCGGAGCGCGTCCAGGACCCGACGAGTGGGCCGTCGAGGGCGACCTGCCGCCCGAGGTCAGCGCGTACGTGCTGGCCAAGCTCGGTCCCCGCCTCGGCGACCTGGTCTGGGACGTCGGCGCGGGCTCGGGCGGCATCGCGGTCGAATGCGCCAGGCACGGCGCGGCCGTCGTGGCCGTCGAACGCGACGACGAATCCTGCGCCAGGCTGCGCGCCAACGTCCTGCGCCACGGCGTCAAGGTCGCGCTCACCAGAGGCCAGGCCCCTCCCGCGCTCGAACCGCTCCCCGACCCCGACGCGGTCTTCGTCGGCGGCGGCGGTGCCGACGTGATCGTCGCCTGCGCCGACCGCCTCCCTCTCCGGCTGGTCTGCACGCTCAAGACCGTCGAACAGGTGCCCTCCGTGCTGGAGCGGCTGAAGCAGCACGGCTACCGCGCCGAGGGCACCCAGATCCAGGCATCACGCCTGGTCGTGCAGCCCGACGGGACACACTCCCTGACGGCCGCGGACCCCGTGTTCGTCGTGCATGCACGCAGAGTGATCTGGGCATGA
- a CDS encoding Vms1/Ankzf1 family peptidyl-tRNA hydrolase, whose product MRLDFVRPMYERHGPYASVYLSGLNTDDRQRRWRSLRDGMEEADQNTLDALEEVATDAAPGQALFAAGGEVVLAEKLAEPPQQELARWSPLPHVTPLLMLRGENVPHLRVIVDHAGAEVTVFGGGSPRRTTVVAEPWPLQKTAQGGWSQKRYERAVDEAWERNAQAVAKEIDEQVRRIGAELVVVAGEPKSRSLLCDHLGTKASDRVMMVEHGSRADHGRFESDAEITLDAWIERRRTELLDRHREAEGPVGIEQVARALREGRVHAVLLPGELPEPVWTGVGGTQLSTDADELRRWGVEAPVQDRADSALVRAAAMTDAELWFSPEVKEVSAVIRY is encoded by the coding sequence GTGAGGCTCGACTTCGTCCGTCCGATGTACGAGCGGCATGGCCCTTACGCCTCGGTCTATCTCTCGGGCCTGAACACCGACGACCGGCAGCGGCGCTGGCGCTCGCTGAGGGACGGCATGGAGGAGGCGGACCAGAACACGCTCGACGCGCTGGAGGAGGTCGCGACCGACGCCGCCCCAGGGCAGGCCCTGTTCGCGGCGGGCGGTGAGGTGGTGCTGGCCGAGAAACTGGCCGAGCCGCCCCAGCAGGAGCTGGCGCGCTGGTCGCCGCTGCCGCACGTGACCCCGCTGCTGATGCTGCGCGGCGAGAACGTGCCGCACCTGCGCGTCATCGTGGACCACGCCGGAGCGGAGGTGACGGTGTTCGGCGGCGGCTCGCCGCGCAGGACCACCGTCGTGGCGGAGCCGTGGCCCCTGCAGAAGACCGCGCAGGGCGGCTGGTCGCAGAAGCGATACGAGAGGGCGGTGGACGAGGCCTGGGAGCGCAACGCCCAGGCGGTGGCCAAGGAGATCGACGAGCAGGTGCGCAGGATCGGGGCCGAGCTGGTCGTGGTGGCGGGCGAGCCGAAGTCGCGCTCGCTGCTCTGCGACCACCTGGGCACCAAGGCGTCCGACAGGGTGATGATGGTCGAGCACGGCAGCCGCGCCGACCACGGCCGCTTCGAGAGCGACGCCGAGATCACGCTGGACGCCTGGATCGAACGCCGCAGGACCGAACTTCTCGACAGGCACCGTGAGGCGGAGGGACCCGTCGGCATCGAGCAGGTGGCCCGCGCCCTCAGGGAGGGCAGGGTGCACGCCGTGCTCCTGCCCGGTGAGCTGCCCGAACCGGTGTGGACCGGCGTGGGCGGCACCCAGCTGTCGACCGACGCCGACGAGCTGCGCAGGTGGGGGGTGGAGGCGCCGGTCCAGGACCGCGCGGACTCCGCGCTCGTCAGGGCGGCCGCGATGACCGACGCCGAGTTGTGGTTCTCCCCCGAGGTGAAGGAGGTCTCGGCGGTGATCAGGTACTGA
- a CDS encoding nicotinate-nucleotide--dimethylbenzimidazole phosphoribosyltransferase: MTLQDTLARIGAAVPSAMAEARAHQGRLTKPPGSLGALEEVAVRLAGAAGVHPPPMPEPAALAIFAGDHGVHAQGVSPWPQEVTLQMVANFLAGGAVANAFAAQVGASVTVVDVGVAGDLPAAEGLLSRKIAYGTADLSQGPAMTVAQAVAALEVGIEVASSLIASGARCLITGDMGIANTTASAALICAFTGRDAAEVTGRGTGIDDATHAHKVAIVRRSLETNGLSAAGLSADSSVPDAGVAADAAPFSPEEPRPAPAESGQETQGSATRAPLEVLAALGGFEHAAIAGFILGAAAARVPVILDGVIAGSAALAAAALAPAAIDHCVAGHRSAEPGHAAALDHLGLRPLVDLELRLGEGTGGLLAHPLVCAAVRVMHDVATFDSAGVTEKQS, encoded by the coding sequence ATGACGTTGCAGGACACGCTGGCCCGCATCGGTGCCGCCGTGCCGTCCGCCATGGCGGAGGCGCGGGCGCACCAGGGCCGCCTCACCAAGCCGCCGGGCTCGCTCGGCGCCCTGGAGGAGGTCGCCGTGCGCCTCGCCGGCGCGGCGGGTGTGCACCCGCCGCCCATGCCCGAGCCGGCCGCGCTGGCCATCTTCGCCGGCGACCACGGCGTCCACGCCCAGGGCGTCTCGCCGTGGCCGCAGGAGGTCACGCTCCAGATGGTCGCCAACTTCCTGGCGGGCGGGGCCGTGGCCAACGCCTTCGCGGCCCAGGTGGGCGCGTCGGTCACCGTCGTAGACGTGGGGGTCGCCGGCGACCTGCCCGCCGCCGAGGGGCTGCTCTCCCGCAAGATCGCGTACGGCACGGCGGACCTGTCCCAGGGGCCCGCGATGACCGTCGCCCAGGCGGTCGCCGCCCTGGAGGTCGGCATCGAGGTGGCGTCCTCGCTGATCGCCTCGGGCGCCCGCTGCCTGATCACCGGCGACATGGGAATCGCGAACACCACGGCGTCGGCGGCCCTGATCTGCGCCTTCACGGGCCGGGACGCGGCCGAGGTGACGGGCAGGGGCACCGGCATCGACGACGCCACTCACGCCCACAAGGTCGCCATCGTCCGCCGGTCCCTGGAAACCAACGGCCTCTCGGCTGCGGGTCTTTCCGCGGATTCTTCGGTGCCCGACGCCGGTGTGGCCGCGGACGCCGCCCCGTTCTCCCCTGAAGAACCCCGGCCCGCGCCTGCGGAGAGCGGCCAGGAGACCCAGGGGAGCGCCACACGGGCGCCCCTGGAGGTTCTCGCCGCCTTGGGCGGTTTCGAGCACGCCGCCATCGCCGGTTTCATCCTCGGCGCCGCCGCCGCCAGAGTCCCCGTCATCCTCGACGGCGTGATCGCCGGCTCCGCCGCCCTCGCCGCCGCCGCCCTCGCGCCCGCCGCGATCGACCACTGCGTCGCCGGACACCGCTCCGCCGAGCCAGGTCACGCGGCCGCCCTCGACCACCTCGGCCTGCGCCCGCTCGTGGACCTGGAGCTCCGCCTCGGCGAAGGCACGGGAGGCCTGCTGGCGCATCCACTGGTCTGCGCCGCCGTACGGGTGATGCACGACGTGGCCACCTTTGACTCCGCCGGTGTCACGGAGAAGCAGTCGTAG
- a CDS encoding GTPase, whose protein sequence is MRSAGDAPESVGEQTLNFRAIRDDDGPDRVTDEPETVRRADPSDDSDAEPSGDFFAFARPAAHDLPRTGDTEDGPDTLDPFDSDPEPAFETLAPVSDDSTPFGRAEPAVDNFAPFRDSTPARDSFTPYRAAEPASGTFTPFRSSMVGTHPESEEGRGDLETETASDATTDSPETEADSGTPGPVEADSSEAVADVAETEADASEGPAGQSAADLADTAETDTAETDVAETNDWDTCVSESDAETEGAAFDVLEADTPRAEGSEPEGLESEGVVSGGAESEGLESVDLEGEGSGGKEAGDDSGDAVSDEPVPPVPRQVVEEDLPDAAAEALTAALDALRDAVADLRFGLDLPGAEEARQAQEEILTQLRDYVLPRVRVSAAPALIVIAGSTGAGKSTLVNTLAEKNVSRTGVRRPTTGIPVLACHPDDRAWFSEGGLLGGLERIDRQSREAAPDSLVLVTTERLPQGVALLDTPDIDSVVEEHHEIARRMLDAADLWVFVTTASRYADAPAWNLLRLAKERAARIAIVLSRVQPKTRDVVVKHFVRMLTEYGLGEAERFVIEESAVTDGRLPDGEMTELRMWLAELSVDEERRAQAVQETLNGVLNSFRTRVPSLARYLEGQVAFRGELRMDVDAAYSGAMAHIESAVREGTLLRGEVRARWQDFAGSGDLTRSFQLRRKGRQVPPERITAFRAALRTALESLITSAAHQAADEVAARWRRRSELAAGLDRPSDDLARRTGRAVAAWQEHVTELLRVEGVTKRSLSKVVSLDAESLSLLFMVGLFSADELPHKLLKGLLGAEALRSISAKVLSDLRARIVMLFDEEAMRYVRALDAAGIPDEVAATRLYQATYNLEVAR, encoded by the coding sequence GTGAGATCGGCTGGTGACGCCCCCGAGTCGGTGGGGGAGCAGACCCTCAACTTTCGCGCGATCAGGGACGACGACGGTCCCGATCGCGTCACTGACGAGCCCGAGACGGTACGGCGGGCCGACCCTTCCGACGACTCGGACGCCGAGCCCTCGGGCGACTTCTTCGCGTTCGCCCGTCCGGCCGCGCACGACCTTCCCCGGACGGGGGACACGGAGGACGGCCCCGACACCCTCGACCCCTTCGACTCCGACCCTGAGCCCGCCTTCGAGACCCTGGCGCCGGTCTCCGACGACTCCACGCCCTTCGGACGGGCCGAGCCCGCGGTCGACAACTTCGCGCCCTTCCGTGACTCCACGCCGGCCCGTGACAGCTTCACGCCGTACCGGGCGGCGGAGCCGGCGTCCGGCACGTTCACGCCGTTCCGCAGCTCGATGGTCGGCACACATCCGGAATCCGAGGAGGGCCGGGGCGACCTGGAGACCGAGACCGCCTCCGACGCCACCACGGACTCTCCGGAGACCGAGGCCGACAGCGGCACCCCGGGTCCTGTGGAGGCCGACTCCTCCGAGGCTGTCGCGGATGTCGCGGAGACCGAGGCCGACGCGTCGGAGGGCCCGGCAGGCCAGTCTGCGGCCGATCTCGCCGACACCGCGGAGACCGACACCGCGGAGACCGACGTCGCGGAGACCAACGACTGGGATACCTGCGTCTCAGAGAGCGACGCGGAGACAGAGGGCGCGGCCTTCGATGTCCTGGAGGCCGACACCCCAAGGGCCGAGGGCTCGGAGCCCGAGGGTCTTGAGTCCGAGGGCGTGGTGTCCGGGGGCGCGGAGTCCGAAGGTCTCGAGTCTGTGGACCTGGAGGGCGAAGGTTCAGGCGGTAAGGAGGCGGGTGACGACTCCGGCGACGCCGTTTCCGATGAGCCGGTGCCCCCCGTACCCCGGCAGGTCGTCGAGGAAGACCTGCCCGACGCGGCCGCGGAGGCGCTCACCGCCGCCCTGGACGCCCTCAGGGACGCCGTGGCCGACCTGAGGTTCGGGCTCGACCTGCCGGGAGCCGAGGAGGCCAGGCAGGCGCAGGAGGAGATCCTCACGCAGCTGCGCGACTACGTGCTGCCCAGGGTCCGCGTGAGCGCCGCCCCCGCGCTGATCGTCATCGCCGGGTCCACGGGCGCGGGCAAGTCCACGCTCGTCAACACCCTCGCCGAGAAGAACGTCAGCCGCACGGGCGTGCGCCGTCCCACCACGGGCATCCCCGTGCTCGCCTGCCACCCCGACGACCGGGCCTGGTTTTCGGAGGGCGGCCTGCTCGGCGGGCTCGAGCGGATCGACCGGCAGAGCAGGGAGGCCGCGCCCGACAGCCTGGTCCTCGTCACCACCGAACGGCTCCCGCAGGGCGTCGCGCTGCTCGACACCCCCGACATCGACTCCGTCGTCGAGGAGCACCACGAGATCGCGCGCCGCATGCTCGACGCCGCCGACCTGTGGGTGTTCGTCACGACCGCCAGCCGCTACGCCGACGCCCCCGCGTGGAACCTGCTCAGGCTGGCCAAGGAGCGCGCCGCCAGGATCGCGATCGTGCTGTCCCGGGTGCAGCCCAAGACCAGGGACGTCGTGGTCAAGCACTTCGTCAGGATGCTCACGGAGTACGGCCTCGGCGAGGCCGAGCGCTTCGTCATCGAGGAGTCGGCCGTCACCGACGGCAGGCTACCCGACGGCGAGATGACCGAGCTGCGGATGTGGCTGGCCGAGCTGTCGGTGGACGAGGAGCGGCGCGCGCAGGCCGTACAGGAGACCTTGAACGGCGTGCTCAACAGCTTCCGCACCCGGGTGCCCTCGCTGGCCAGGTACCTCGAGGGGCAGGTGGCCTTCCGCGGAGAGCTGCGCATGGACGTCGACGCGGCCTATTCGGGCGCGATGGCGCACATCGAGAGCGCCGTGCGCGAGGGAACGCTGCTGCGCGGCGAGGTCCGCGCCCGATGGCAGGACTTCGCGGGCTCGGGCGACCTCACCCGCAGCTTCCAACTGCGCAGGAAGGGCAGGCAGGTGCCGCCCGAGCGGATCACCGCCTTCCGCGCCGCGCTGCGCACCGCCCTGGAGTCGCTGATCACCTCGGCCGCGCACCAGGCCGCCGACGAGGTCGCCGCCAGGTGGCGGCGCCGCTCGGAGCTGGCCGCCGGACTCGACCGGCCCTCCGACGACCTGGCCCGCCGTACGGGCAGGGCCGTCGCCGCCTGGCAGGAGCACGTCACCGAGCTGCTCCGCGTCGAGGGGGTGACCAAGCGCTCGCTGTCGAAGGTGGTGTCGCTCGACGCCGAGTCGCTGTCGCTGCTGTTCATGGTGGGCCTGTTCAGCGCGGACGAGCTGCCCCACAAGCTGCTCAAGGGCCTGCTGGGCGCGGAGGCGCTGCGCAGCATCAGCGCCAAGGTGCTCAGCGACCTGCGCGCCAGGATCGTCATGCTGTTCGACGAGGAGGCCATGCGCTACGTCAGGGCGCTCGACGCCGCGGGCATCCCCGACGAAGTCGCCGCGACCCGCCTCTACCAGGCCACGTACAACCTCGAGGTCGCTCGATGA
- the cobA gene encoding uroporphyrinogen-III C-methyltransferase: MSPYLLGLRLSGRRVLVVGGGRVAQRRVPALLEAGAEITIVSTSVTPALDDLIAAGRVTWEARPYQVGDCDGAWLVQACTSDRAVNTAIAAEAEAKRIWCVRADDKDASAAWTPASGKVDEIGIAVTAGGDPRRAAGIRDAVVSALRDGTVDARRNRTKPVGVALVGGGPGDPGLITVRGRQLLAQADVVVADRLAPRALLDELAPDVELVDAAKVPYGRSLSQEKINELLISHARAGKFVVRLKGGDPYVFGRGGEEMLACARAGIPVIVVPGITSAVAVPAAAGVPVTHRGVSQEFHVISVHVAPDHPQSTVDWPGLARSSGTLVLMMAVERIGAIAERLIRDGRSPETPVMVVQDGTLPTQRAVTASLSTVADRVVAAGIRPPAIVIVGDVVRVGQEVEMVRAERVP; encoded by the coding sequence ATGAGCCCCTACCTTCTCGGCCTGCGCCTCTCGGGTCGCCGGGTGCTCGTCGTGGGCGGTGGACGGGTCGCCCAGCGACGCGTTCCCGCGCTGCTGGAAGCGGGCGCCGAGATCACCATCGTGTCGACGAGCGTCACCCCCGCCCTCGACGACCTCATCGCCGCGGGACGCGTCACCTGGGAGGCCAGGCCGTACCAGGTGGGCGACTGTGACGGCGCCTGGCTCGTGCAGGCCTGCACCAGCGACAGGGCGGTCAACACCGCCATCGCGGCCGAGGCCGAGGCCAAGCGGATCTGGTGCGTACGCGCCGACGACAAGGACGCCTCCGCCGCCTGGACACCCGCCAGCGGCAAGGTCGACGAGATCGGCATCGCCGTCACCGCGGGCGGCGACCCGCGCAGGGCCGCGGGCATCAGGGACGCCGTGGTCAGCGCGCTGCGCGACGGCACCGTCGACGCCCGCCGCAACCGCACCAAGCCGGTCGGCGTGGCGCTGGTCGGCGGTGGTCCCGGCGATCCGGGGTTGATCACGGTGCGCGGGCGTCAGCTGCTCGCCCAGGCCGACGTGGTGGTGGCCGACCGGCTCGCCCCGCGCGCCCTGCTGGACGAGCTCGCCCCCGACGTCGAGCTGGTCGACGCGGCCAAGGTGCCGTACGGCAGGTCGCTGTCCCAGGAGAAGATCAACGAGCTGCTGATCTCGCACGCCCGCGCGGGCAAGTTCGTCGTCAGGCTGAAGGGCGGCGACCCGTACGTCTTCGGCAGGGGCGGCGAGGAGATGCTCGCCTGCGCCCGCGCCGGCATCCCGGTCATCGTGGTCCCCGGCATCACCAGCGCCGTCGCGGTCCCCGCCGCCGCAGGGGTGCCCGTGACGCATCGCGGTGTCAGCCAGGAGTTCCATGTGATCTCGGTGCACGTCGCGCCCGACCATCCCCAGTCGACCGTCGACTGGCCGGGGCTGGCCCGTTCCTCGGGCACGCTGGTGCTCATGATGGCCGTCGAGCGCATCGGCGCGATAGCGGAAAGGCTCATCCGCGACGGACGTTCGCCGGAAACTCCCGTAATGGTGGTACAGGACGGTACTCTTCCGACCCAGCGGGCCGTCACGGCCTCGCTGTCCACCGTGGCCGACCGAGTGGTCGCCGCCGGGATACGACCGCCGGCGATCGTCATCGTCGGCGACGTCGTGCGGGTGGGCCAGGAGGTCGAGATGGTTCGAGCGGAGCGCGTGCCGTGA
- a CDS encoding GNAT family N-acetyltransferase codes for MSVFDPRPRITTDRLVLRPFLPGDADAIRAAVRAGHRFLPPGAPGHVAAVADWLSAGVHELQRSGFGLHLAMVDDQERVVGAISLFRTQWGAGVTEVGYGVHPLHRGRGFATEALRGLSEWVFATTTLHRIELRTALTNSASIRVAEKAGYAYEGVLRAAEPADDGPQDLVVFGLLRGSTGAPNAFVHEELVTPRLVLRRFSAADVPDLTATAADDLTQLRTGLPRDYTEAHGRAYALSICEQHRLNGGGIAWAVAEKETGRFVASVDLKGTEWGHRATEVGYMTAPWARGKGYAGEAVLAIARWLFARHGFQRLQLRAAVSNLASQRVAEKAGFVREGVARNGAGGEDLVVFSLIPSDLP; via the coding sequence GTGAGCGTTTTCGACCCTCGGCCGCGGATCACGACCGACCGGTTGGTCCTGCGGCCCTTCCTGCCCGGCGACGCGGACGCGATCCGCGCGGCCGTGCGAGCGGGCCACCGGTTCCTGCCGCCGGGTGCTCCCGGCCACGTCGCCGCCGTCGCCGACTGGCTGTCGGCAGGGGTGCACGAGCTCCAGCGGTCCGGCTTCGGCCTCCACCTGGCTATGGTGGACGACCAGGAGCGCGTGGTCGGCGCCATCAGCCTGTTCAGGACGCAGTGGGGCGCCGGCGTCACCGAGGTCGGGTACGGCGTGCACCCCCTCCACAGGGGCCGCGGCTTCGCGACCGAGGCACTGCGGGGCCTTTCGGAATGGGTGTTCGCCACCACCACGCTGCACCGGATCGAGCTGCGTACCGCCCTCACCAACAGCGCCTCGATCAGGGTCGCGGAGAAGGCGGGCTACGCCTACGAGGGCGTGCTGCGCGCGGCGGAGCCGGCCGACGACGGCCCGCAGGACCTGGTCGTCTTCGGGCTGCTGCGCGGTTCCACGGGCGCTCCGAACGCGTTCGTCCACGAGGAGCTGGTCACCCCACGCCTGGTGCTGCGCCGCTTCTCCGCCGCCGACGTGCCCGACCTGACCGCCACCGCGGCCGACGACCTCACCCAGCTGCGCACGGGCCTGCCGCGCGACTACACCGAGGCGCACGGCCGTGCCTACGCGCTGTCGATCTGCGAGCAGCACCGCCTCAACGGCGGCGGCATCGCGTGGGCGGTCGCCGAGAAGGAGACGGGCCGCTTCGTGGCCAGCGTCGACCTCAAGGGCACCGAGTGGGGACACCGCGCGACCGAGGTGGGGTACATGACCGCGCCGTGGGCGCGCGGCAAGGGGTACGCGGGGGAGGCGGTGCTGGCGATCGCCAGGTGGCTGTTCGCCAGGCACGGCTTCCAGCGGCTCCAGCTGCGCGCCGCGGTCTCCAACCTCGCCTCGCAGCGGGTGGCGGAGAAGGCGGGCTTCGTCAGGGAGGGCGTGGCGCGCAATGGGGCGGGCGGGGAGGACCTGGTGGTCTTCAGCCTCATCCCCTCGGACCTTCCGTGA
- a CDS encoding sirohydrochlorin chelatase, producing MSKYPQVTGVEIPFMKPPLLLIGQGSHDDTGAAEFGRFVHRLRCRLEESAAEVSGGYLAKAKPRLSESVASLVARGHHRLVALPLSLSRMGEEFPAAMALEQERHPTLMYDYGRPLGPDPRVLALLAERLAEAAADTPKLRPIEEVMPRLRVVPSVPFEEPAQHIEAGETAVVLVGEGSTDPAANAEVHRVSRLFWETHAYDFMTVETAFVSVTPPGVPGGLERCRRLGARRVIVVPYLLFAGGMLERVWAQALAYGAGHPDLDIRCAEVIGDCEVLADVVIDRYEEALQLAEGVSA from the coding sequence TTGTCTAAATACCCCCAGGTCACAGGCGTGGAGATCCCCTTCATGAAGCCGCCGCTGCTGCTCATCGGGCAGGGCTCGCACGACGACACAGGTGCCGCCGAGTTCGGAAGGTTCGTCCACAGGTTGCGTTGCCGCCTGGAGGAGAGCGCAGCCGAGGTCTCGGGCGGCTACCTGGCCAAAGCCAAACCCCGTCTCAGCGAGTCCGTCGCCTCCCTGGTCGCCAGGGGTCACCACCGTCTGGTGGCCCTGCCGCTCAGCCTCAGCCGCATGGGGGAGGAGTTCCCCGCCGCCATGGCGCTGGAGCAGGAACGGCACCCCACGTTGATGTACGACTACGGCCGCCCCCTCGGCCCCGACCCCCGCGTGCTGGCGCTGCTGGCCGAACGGCTGGCCGAGGCCGCCGCGGACACGCCCAAGCTGCGTCCGATCGAGGAGGTCATGCCGCGGCTGCGCGTGGTGCCCTCGGTGCCCTTCGAGGAGCCGGCGCAGCACATCGAGGCTGGCGAGACGGCGGTCGTGCTGGTCGGCGAGGGCTCGACCGACCCCGCCGCCAACGCCGAGGTGCACCGGGTCTCGCGGCTGTTCTGGGAGACCCACGCCTACGACTTCATGACGGTGGAGACCGCGTTCGTCTCCGTCACCCCGCCGGGCGTGCCCGGCGGCCTCGAGCGCTGCAGGCGCCTCGGCGCCCGGCGTGTGATCGTCGTGCCGTACCTGCTGTTCGCGGGCGGCATGCTCGAGCGGGTCTGGGCGCAGGCCCTGGCCTACGGCGCCGGACACCCCGACCTCGACATCCGCTGCGCCGAGGTGATCGGCGACTGCGAGGTGCTGGCCGACGTCGTGATCGACCGCTACGAGGAAGCGCTGCAGCTGGCCGAAGGGGTCTCCGCATGA